Proteins from one Acidobacteriota bacterium genomic window:
- a CDS encoding site-specific DNA-methyltransferase yields MRQLSLLNLDQPSVNGHCEPGEVIHSDALTALAQIPADTFRCAITSPPYWGLRDYGIAHQIGAEQNLEEYLQNLRQVFREIYHVLKPDGTLWLNIGDSYTSGGRTWRDPDKKNKGRAMDYRPPTPEGLKPKDLIGVPWKLAFALQEDGWYLRSDIIWNKPNCQPESVKDRPTRSHEYLFLLTKSEKYFYNFQEIQEPSLAGPPKNKRTVWNINTEPFPGAHFATFPTKLVEMCVLAGTEPGDSVIDPFFGSGTVGAVCQKLGRKFVGIELNEEYLKMAFQRLGWVSRKLFQRRIALQGQSEWAGVVKGK; encoded by the coding sequence ATGAGACAACTATCACTTCTAAATCTTGATCAACCCTCTGTGAATGGTCATTGTGAGCCGGGAGAAGTCATTCATTCTGATGCTTTAACCGCGCTTGCTCAAATTCCTGCTGATACGTTTCGTTGTGCTATCACCAGCCCTCCATATTGGGGACTTCGAGATTATGGTATTGCTCATCAAATTGGGGCAGAGCAAAATTTGGAGGAATATTTGCAGAATCTCAGGCAAGTATTTCGAGAGATATACCATGTTCTCAAACCTGATGGAACCCTGTGGTTAAATATTGGGGATTCCTATACCAGTGGTGGGCGAACCTGGCGTGATCCGGATAAGAAAAACAAAGGGAGGGCAATGGACTATCGCCCTCCCACTCCCGAAGGTTTGAAACCAAAAGATTTGATAGGTGTTCCCTGGAAGCTCGCCTTTGCGCTTCAAGAAGACGGATGGTATCTACGCTCAGATATCATTTGGAATAAGCCAAATTGTCAGCCTGAATCAGTCAAAGATCGTCCAACCCGGTCTCATGAATACTTATTTTTACTGACCAAATCAGAAAAATACTTTTACAACTTTCAAGAGATTCAAGAGCCAAGTTTGGCCGGCCCACCAAAAAACAAGCGCACAGTTTGGAACATAAACACTGAGCCTTTTCCCGGTGCTCACTTTGCAACCTTTCCAACAAAACTGGTTGAAATGTGTGTTCTTGCAGGAACTGAACCTGGAGATTCAGTCATTGATCCGTTTTTTGGGTCAGGAACAGTTGGGGCCGTTTGCCAGAAACTGGGACGTAAATTTGTTGGTATCGAACTCAATGAAGAATATCTCAAAATGGCGTTTCAGCGATTAGGCTGGGTTTCAAGGAAATTATTCCAAAGACGAATCGCTCTGCAGGGACAGAGTGAGTGGGCGGGCGTTGTCAAAGGCAAGTGA
- a CDS encoding dihydroorotase, which translates to MSTLFIRNGHLIDPAQNLDAPGHLLIQDGCIAAIGPELTAPPEAEIFEASGLVVAPGFIDIHVHLREPGQTHKETIATGTRAAAAGGFTAVCCMPNTSPVNDSPMITRFILDRVRESGFTRVYPIGAITKGSAGETLAEIGGMREAGIVAISDDGHPVGNAQVMRRAMEYARDFGLPVIDHCENKDLSAGGVMNEGIYSTLLGLRGMTRAAEEVDVARDIVLAELTGAHVHIAHLSTAGSVNLVRWAKSNGVRISCEVTPHHFTLTDAATDGFHTNAKMNPPLRTERDVEALLEGIADGTVDVIATDHAPHCGEEKSQDFDSAPFGILGLESAVSLSIEKLYNAKHINLSRLVNLLSTAPARLLNLPGGSLRVGQPADVTLLDLTRSVQFQVGQWQSKSSNSPFDGWQLTGAPVATFIGGRQIFGDGKILVEGGMI; encoded by the coding sequence ATGTCAACTTTGTTTATTCGCAATGGTCATCTCATAGACCCGGCGCAAAACCTCGACGCGCCGGGTCATTTGCTCATTCAGGATGGATGCATCGCCGCCATTGGCCCTGAACTCACCGCTCCGCCCGAAGCTGAAATTTTTGAGGCAAGCGGCCTGGTGGTGGCACCTGGGTTCATTGACATCCATGTGCATTTGCGCGAACCCGGCCAAACCCACAAAGAAACAATTGCCACCGGCACCCGGGCGGCGGCGGCTGGCGGGTTTACCGCCGTCTGTTGCATGCCAAATACTTCACCAGTAAATGATTCACCGATGATTACCCGGTTTATTTTGGATCGGGTGCGGGAATCAGGGTTTACACGGGTCTACCCCATCGGCGCGATTACCAAAGGTTCGGCGGGTGAAACCCTGGCCGAAATCGGTGGTATGCGTGAAGCCGGAATTGTCGCGATTTCAGACGATGGTCACCCGGTCGGAAATGCTCAGGTCATGCGACGAGCCATGGAATATGCCCGCGACTTTGGCCTGCCAGTGATTGATCATTGTGAAAACAAAGACCTTTCGGCAGGCGGTGTGATGAATGAAGGCATTTACTCGACCTTGCTTGGCTTGCGTGGCATGACCCGTGCCGCTGAGGAAGTTGATGTCGCCCGTGATATCGTGCTGGCCGAACTGACCGGCGCTCACGTCCACATTGCCCATTTGAGCACGGCGGGCTCGGTCAATCTGGTTCGCTGGGCTAAATCCAACGGGGTGCGCATCAGTTGCGAAGTTACACCACACCATTTCACGCTCACCGATGCCGCCACCGATGGCTTTCATACTAATGCCAAAATGAACCCCCCGCTCAGAACTGAACGGGATGTCGAAGCATTGCTTGAAGGCATCGCTGACGGGACAGTTGACGTGATTGCCACGGATCACGCCCCGCATTGCGGCGAAGAAAAATCTCAGGATTTTGACAGCGCGCCGTTTGGCATCCTGGGCCTCGAATCAGCCGTAAGTCTTTCAATTGAAAAACTTTATAATGCCAAACATATCAACTTGAGCCGACTGGTGAATTTGCTTTCGACCGCACCAGCGCGATTACTCAACCTTCCTGGCGGAAGTCTTCGCGTTGGCCAACCCGCTGATGTCACCCTGCTTGATCTCACCCGAAGTGTTCAGTTTCAAGTTGGACAATGGCAGTCCAAAAGCTCTAACTCGCCCTTTGACGGATGGCAACTCACCGGGGCACCCGTGGCAACCTTCATTGGCGGAAGACAAATCTTCGGAGACGGCAAAATTTTGGTCGAAGGGGGAATGATATGA
- a CDS encoding TonB-dependent receptor, with protein MIGISCCFLFWLMVVPVQAQQVVSGTLRGTVVDDSSALVNGATVRLTNQGTGQVRETQTSGDGFYTFPSIPVGTYALRVIASGFKPSEAANVNVTIGAVSTIDFKLVVGDTGDVVVVDAADSVPLVETTRASESTLINSRQVTNLPVNGRNFKDFITLSPNVFPARSPESNSFGNSISIAGQRTYDTQLNIDGADFVNPFFAEPAGGTRPPFTISLESVQEFQVITGGGSAEYGRTTGGSINVVTKSGTNDFHGTAFWFFRNKNLTANDAFDREPTDFTQNQFGGNLGGPIVRDKLFFFTAVDVQRRKDPFVANFGPGLENFLPELQGRTDANQNAAVVLGKIDWTPNTSNILNYRFNYSRFELTKRGGGNTLGIGLDHFGTEKPVTQSHVAQYTRILSPKAVNEFRFQYLRENRQVIADNGGPEVQILKEGLIFGPNLFQNVPFNINDKYQIVDHLSYTTGSHSFKFGTDINITGANEIFKGGVQGGYGYDSVADFPNKPLYYFQIVGANGVSVEDATTFKARQKEFAFFAQDSWRIRSNFTLNLGLRWEGTKNPQPTRPNPAFASTSSVPNDYNNFAPRIGLAWDPRGDGKQVIRADFGLNYGRVPAIYLFQAFNTNGVTNGAFFFFGDVPVTFPQTLPTSIPDAPLGSDVFAFDPNFELTRSGMVNVSYERDLGRNFSFLATFTGSRTRNVPFVQNLNLASGFIDTTGRFVYDRSVTPFPNYGRVFNLTSLGYDEYKALTLGVQKRFSNRFQFQANYTLSRTKDTVSEEQPLFDIAESNQFDPGYEFTTSARDIRHRFIANSVFELPYGFRLSGIFTALSGRPIDEVTGEDLNKDGNSGNDRVLGPDGRIRERNSQRGPAFYNFDLRVSKTFNLKDTASVEVLAEVFNLFRADNLGSNGTTNDGFSVVRRDTPAGPNSVLNSAGSPQQMQLGVRFRF; from the coding sequence ATGATCGGGATAAGCTGTTGTTTTCTGTTCTGGCTGATGGTTGTTCCAGTTCAGGCACAGCAGGTCGTAAGCGGAACACTTCGCGGCACCGTCGTGGATGACAGCAGCGCGCTGGTCAATGGCGCTACGGTTCGTCTGACCAACCAGGGCACGGGGCAGGTCCGCGAAACCCAGACGTCAGGTGATGGGTTTTACACGTTTCCATCCATTCCCGTCGGTACCTATGCCCTGCGAGTGATTGCCAGCGGCTTCAAACCGAGCGAAGCCGCCAATGTGAATGTGACTATCGGCGCTGTTTCAACCATTGATTTCAAACTGGTAGTGGGTGATACCGGCGATGTGGTGGTGGTAGACGCGGCTGATTCCGTCCCGCTGGTTGAAACCACACGGGCCAGCGAATCAACGCTCATCAACAGCCGTCAGGTGACCAATCTCCCGGTCAATGGGCGCAACTTTAAGGATTTCATCACACTCTCGCCCAATGTTTTCCCGGCGCGCAGTCCGGAGAGCAATTCGTTTGGGAATTCGATTTCAATTGCCGGACAACGAACCTATGACACTCAGCTCAACATTGACGGTGCTGATTTCGTCAACCCGTTTTTTGCCGAACCTGCCGGGGGGACACGCCCTCCGTTTACCATCAGCCTGGAATCGGTACAGGAATTTCAGGTGATTACCGGTGGCGGGTCTGCCGAATATGGACGCACCACTGGCGGCTCGATCAATGTGGTAACCAAGTCGGGCACCAATGATTTTCACGGCACGGCCTTCTGGTTCTTTCGGAATAAAAATCTGACCGCGAATGATGCTTTTGATCGTGAACCGACTGATTTCACCCAAAACCAGTTTGGCGGCAACCTGGGTGGGCCAATTGTGCGCGATAAGCTGTTCTTTTTCACCGCCGTTGACGTGCAGCGTCGGAAAGATCCGTTTGTGGCCAATTTCGGTCCAGGATTGGAAAACTTCCTGCCGGAATTGCAGGGGCGGACAGATGCCAACCAAAATGCAGCGGTGGTGCTTGGTAAAATTGACTGGACGCCAAACACGAGCAATATCCTCAATTACCGCTTTAATTACAGCCGGTTTGAACTGACCAAACGCGGTGGCGGAAATACCCTTGGGATTGGACTTGACCACTTTGGAACTGAAAAACCAGTCACCCAATCGCACGTGGCTCAGTACACGCGGATTTTGTCGCCCAAGGCCGTCAACGAGTTCCGCTTTCAATATTTGCGCGAAAACCGGCAGGTGATTGCCGACAACGGCGGGCCAGAAGTGCAGATTCTGAAGGAAGGACTGATTTTTGGGCCAAATCTGTTCCAAAACGTGCCGTTCAATATCAATGACAAGTACCAGATTGTGGATCACCTGTCATACACGACCGGTTCGCATTCATTCAAATTTGGAACTGATATCAACATCACCGGCGCCAATGAAATATTCAAAGGTGGTGTTCAGGGCGGCTATGGATATGACAGTGTGGCTGATTTCCCAAACAAGCCGCTCTATTACTTCCAAATTGTTGGTGCCAATGGTGTTTCGGTCGAAGATGCGACGACTTTCAAAGCTCGACAAAAGGAATTTGCCTTCTTTGCCCAGGATAGCTGGCGGATTCGATCCAATTTCACGCTGAATCTGGGGTTGCGCTGGGAAGGTACCAAAAACCCACAGCCGACACGCCCAAACCCGGCATTTGCGAGTACTTCGTCCGTGCCCAATGATTACAACAATTTCGCCCCGCGCATCGGGCTGGCCTGGGATCCGAGAGGTGATGGGAAACAGGTCATTCGGGCTGACTTTGGGCTGAATTATGGTCGAGTGCCGGCGATTTATCTGTTCCAGGCATTCAACACGAACGGCGTCACCAACGGGGCGTTTTTCTTCTTTGGCGATGTTCCGGTGACGTTCCCACAAACCTTGCCAACGAGTATTCCCGATGCCCCACTTGGTTCAGACGTTTTTGCCTTTGATCCAAATTTTGAATTGACCCGTTCCGGGATGGTCAATGTCAGTTATGAACGCGATTTGGGACGCAATTTCAGTTTCCTGGCAACCTTTACCGGCAGCCGAACGCGCAATGTGCCGTTTGTCCAGAACCTCAATCTGGCGAGTGGGTTTATTGACACCACCGGGCGCTTTGTCTATGACCGGAGCGTGACCCCATTTCCAAACTATGGCCGGGTTTTTAACCTGACCAGTCTGGGCTATGACGAATACAAAGCGTTGACGCTCGGCGTGCAAAAGCGATTTTCGAATCGGTTCCAGTTCCAGGCAAACTACACGTTAAGTCGAACTAAAGACACGGTTTCCGAAGAACAGCCGCTCTTTGACATCGCCGAGAGCAATCAGTTTGATCCAGGGTATGAATTCACAACTTCGGCACGGGACATCCGCCACCGGTTTATTGCCAACAGCGTCTTCGAACTGCCCTACGGATTCCGACTTTCGGGGATTTTCACTGCACTGAGCGGGCGCCCAATTGACGAAGTCACCGGCGAAGACCTCAACAAGGACGGCAACAGCGGTAACGACCGGGTGCTGGGGCCGGATGGGCGCATTCGCGAACGCAATAGCCAGCGTGGACCGGCATTTTACAACTTCGATCTGCGGGTTTCAAAAACCTTCAACCTCAAAGACACCGCTTCGGTCGAAGTGCTGGCCGAAGTCTTCAATCTGTTCCGGGCAGACAACCTGGGCTCAAACGGCACCACCAACGATGGCTTTTCAGTGGTTCGGCGTGACACGCCAGCCGGACCAAATTCGGTGTTGAATTCGGCTGGTTCGCCACAGCAAATGCAGCTTGGTGTGAGATTCCGGTTTTAG
- a CDS encoding MFS transporter, whose protein sequence is MPYAHAKHIGYIDLLRRNPKVRRLWMAQVVSELGDWLNFVALVQIINHFTPNAQAIGWLIVIQMIPMVVVGPFAGVIADRFNRCGVMIVADLIRAAVVLGYLTIDRPEELWRVYVLAALQFSVTAFFEPARAALIPSLAEGEELVASNALTSVTWSVMLALGGFLGGLITGFINPTATFLIDFISFIVSALLLIRLLKAGVIRHLEHPSDNPNPSSSSLWPALVFLVQHRQVAAVLLVKTGIAVTAGGLWLLSVVYGQRVFPVGKEGALSVGLLYGVHGLGSIVGASLSSRMLRTGRPIHVMWWAFALRTAFFYFWAEAGNLTVVSVAIIAATTCGALLWVLSTTVLQELVPDEIRGRIFSLENSAMTFGMIVSTVLTGRALDIWHLTPQATTMWTALAAAIVAAGWGWVTWRWERWK, encoded by the coding sequence ATGCCATATGCACACGCCAAACACATTGGCTACATTGATCTTCTACGCCGCAATCCAAAAGTTCGTCGGCTTTGGATGGCACAAGTCGTTAGCGAATTAGGCGACTGGCTTAACTTTGTCGCCCTGGTTCAAATCATCAATCATTTCACTCCAAATGCGCAGGCTATCGGCTGGTTGATTGTCATCCAGATGATTCCGATGGTCGTGGTCGGACCCTTTGCCGGGGTCATCGCTGACCGATTTAATCGGTGTGGTGTCATGATTGTCGCCGATCTGATCCGTGCTGCGGTTGTTTTGGGGTATTTGACCATTGACCGGCCAGAAGAACTCTGGCGAGTCTATGTCCTGGCAGCGCTGCAATTTTCAGTTACCGCTTTTTTTGAACCGGCCCGGGCAGCCTTAATCCCCTCACTGGCTGAAGGTGAAGAACTCGTCGCCTCCAATGCCCTGACCAGCGTGACCTGGTCGGTGATGCTTGCCCTGGGTGGCTTTCTCGGCGGACTCATCACCGGGTTCATCAACCCAACCGCCACGTTTCTCATTGATTTCATTTCCTTTATCGTTTCGGCCCTTTTGCTGATCCGGCTGCTGAAGGCGGGTGTCATTCGCCATTTGGAACACCCATCCGACAACCCCAATCCCTCATCCAGCAGCCTCTGGCCAGCCCTGGTGTTTTTGGTTCAACACCGGCAGGTAGCAGCCGTGTTACTGGTCAAAACCGGCATTGCGGTGACGGCTGGCGGGCTCTGGCTGCTGTCAGTGGTCTATGGTCAGCGAGTATTTCCAGTGGGAAAAGAAGGAGCGCTGTCGGTGGGGTTACTCTATGGAGTCCACGGGCTCGGCTCAATTGTCGGTGCCAGTCTCTCCAGCCGAATGTTACGCACTGGCCGTCCAATTCACGTGATGTGGTGGGCATTTGCGCTCCGCACGGCTTTTTTCTACTTCTGGGCGGAGGCTGGAAACCTGACGGTGGTATCAGTGGCGATTATTGCGGCGACCACGTGCGGCGCCTTGCTGTGGGTCCTGAGTACCACCGTCTTGCAGGAACTGGTCCCAGATGAAATTCGAGGACGGATTTTTTCACTTGAGAACTCAGCCATGACCTTCGGCATGATTGTTTCGACCGTGCTGACTGGACGCGCCCTGGATATCTGGCATTTGACGCCGCAAGCCACCACGATGTGGACGGCGCTGGCCGCCGCCATTGTCGCCGCTGGTTGGGGCTGGGTCACCTGGCGATGGGAGCGATGGAAATAG
- a CDS encoding HEAT repeat domain-containing protein, which yields MKTSHPHLQHILRLILVLMISTLSVSGQVPTGLPPDSPNPNAEKSGKIPPILQRKRSSIQVYARLMQLEDQRYFSPEEFNSFLITSHAGIRRRTAMAIGRIGDPRGLQTLFDLLVDDGNPTVRAAAAFAIGEIEYPDTLGTLVQIFDTKNEVPLVRARIAEAMGKVFGNPANAGKFVKGDPKAALDRLLRQVPTAKTQLAAGSDEEKLATLSITALMRTKSPEAVMPLVGALESTNTAVRWHAANALSRLLPALNTSFDAKVVFPRLIAATKDPEPLVRALIARPLGLAHTPEATQALVKLLADSNDQVVVNTVRGLGRSADPQAVAPLLALGEEQLARLMKRPAEDREHANELPLLLEIATALGNLRATEATGFLKQLRLAPNGIVGANVEVEVALAQIDPQKFYDFTPQQEPLGKEWQAVANFATGLGEIQTPEARQLLIETLEGKKFRELDPRGVPDLLRAIAKHKPDTLAELLRGQLKASDVMIRATAAELLGETPQSEESFKALSTALTAANDTMNDAKLAILTALSRYNRPETATILNATLRDSDYLVRRQAADLLKVLDPRPDRIASREAQVGIVRLDRDIKFYQQLAKLMRKIVARATLKTTKGNIELEFYLEDAPLTVYTFVNLVEKGYFDGLTFHRVVPNFVVQGGDPRGDGNGGPGFQIRCEINQQPYERGSIGMALSGKDTGGSQFFICHSPQPHLDGGYTVFGRVVHGIEVVDRITRGDQILGIETQRPE from the coding sequence ATGAAGACGTCTCACCCGCATTTACAGCACATCCTCAGGTTGATTCTGGTGCTGATGATAAGCACATTGTCTGTTTCCGGTCAGGTTCCAACTGGATTACCACCTGATAGCCCAAATCCGAATGCCGAGAAGAGCGGGAAAATTCCCCCGATCCTTCAGCGGAAACGGTCTTCTATTCAGGTCTATGCCCGGTTGATGCAACTTGAAGATCAACGCTATTTCAGCCCCGAGGAATTTAACTCGTTCCTGATCACCAGCCATGCCGGGATTCGCCGCCGGACGGCAATGGCAATTGGTCGGATTGGTGACCCGCGCGGCCTGCAAACCTTGTTTGACCTGCTGGTTGACGATGGCAACCCGACGGTTCGTGCCGCCGCCGCCTTTGCGATTGGTGAAATTGAATACCCCGACACGCTTGGCACACTCGTCCAAATCTTTGACACAAAGAACGAAGTCCCACTGGTTCGCGCCCGGATTGCTGAAGCAATGGGCAAAGTCTTTGGAAATCCAGCCAACGCCGGCAAGTTTGTCAAAGGTGACCCCAAGGCAGCTTTAGATCGTTTGTTGCGGCAGGTGCCAACCGCCAAAACCCAACTGGCGGCTGGAAGTGACGAAGAGAAACTGGCCACGCTTTCGATTACAGCCTTGATGCGAACCAAATCCCCAGAAGCCGTCATGCCACTCGTTGGTGCGCTCGAATCAACCAACACCGCTGTTCGCTGGCACGCGGCCAATGCCCTGTCACGCCTGCTCCCGGCGCTCAATACCAGTTTCGACGCCAAAGTTGTCTTTCCCCGACTGATTGCCGCCACCAAAGACCCAGAACCGCTGGTCCGTGCCCTGATTGCTCGCCCACTGGGACTGGCACACACTCCTGAAGCCACCCAGGCCCTGGTCAAATTGCTGGCTGATTCAAATGATCAGGTAGTCGTCAATACTGTTCGCGGTTTGGGCCGGAGTGCCGATCCGCAGGCCGTGGCACCACTCCTGGCCCTCGGCGAAGAACAGCTTGCCCGTTTGATGAAACGCCCCGCCGAAGACCGGGAACACGCTAATGAGTTGCCCTTGCTGCTTGAAATTGCCACGGCACTCGGCAATTTGCGTGCAACTGAAGCCACTGGATTTTTAAAACAACTCCGACTTGCTCCGAATGGGATCGTTGGGGCAAATGTGGAAGTCGAAGTCGCGCTGGCCCAAATTGATCCGCAAAAATTTTATGACTTCACACCACAACAGGAACCGCTCGGAAAGGAGTGGCAGGCAGTGGCCAATTTTGCCACGGGTTTGGGAGAAATCCAGACACCAGAAGCCCGCCAGCTTTTGATTGAAACCCTTGAAGGGAAAAAGTTTCGTGAGCTTGACCCACGCGGGGTGCCTGATTTGCTTCGAGCGATTGCCAAACACAAACCTGACACGCTGGCGGAACTCTTGCGTGGGCAATTGAAAGCATCGGATGTGATGATCCGCGCCACGGCGGCTGAACTGTTGGGGGAAACGCCGCAGAGCGAAGAGTCATTCAAAGCGCTCTCCACAGCCCTCACGGCAGCCAACGACACAATGAACGATGCCAAACTGGCGATTTTGACCGCCTTATCTCGCTATAACCGGCCTGAAACGGCAACCATTCTCAATGCGACACTTCGAGATAGCGATTATCTGGTCCGACGTCAGGCGGCTGATTTGCTGAAGGTGCTGGATCCACGCCCGGATCGCATTGCCAGCCGTGAAGCTCAGGTGGGGATTGTCCGGCTTGACCGCGACATCAAGTTTTACCAGCAACTGGCAAAGCTGATGCGCAAGATCGTCGCCCGCGCCACGCTCAAAACAACGAAGGGAAACATTGAACTTGAGTTCTACCTGGAAGATGCCCCGCTCACGGTATACACATTTGTCAACCTGGTGGAGAAAGGCTATTTTGACGGGCTCACCTTTCATCGAGTCGTGCCAAACTTTGTGGTTCAAGGCGGAGATCCGCGCGGGGATGGAAACGGCGGGCCTGGGTTTCAGATTCGTTGTGAAATCAACCAGCAACCCTATGAACGTGGATCAATCGGGATGGCACTTTCCGGAAAAGACACCGGTGGCAGTCAATTTTTTATTTGTCACTCTCCGCAACCACATTTGGACGGCGGATATACAGTTTTCGGGCGCGTGGTACATGGAATCGAAGTCGTTGACCGCATAACTCGCGGCGACCAAATCCTGGGAATTGAAACTCAACGACCAGAATAA
- a CDS encoding DASS family sodium-coupled anion symporter has product MSTQPDSPIKRDTIQMTVTELESQFESLRQRSGLLLGPLVFLSLWFLPMSRLSLEAHRLAAILGLVVVLWITEALPLAVTGLLGPTLVIALGVAPAAQAFGSFADPIMFLFLGAFILSRSIYLHGLDRRFAYWVLTNPLVGERPSRILFAYGGICCVISMWISNTATAAMMFPIGVAIIRALRDVKKDAVTDAYACAVMLMCAFSASVGGLATPVGTPTNLIGLGFIERQLGRRVPFFEWMTFAIPIVVIMYLALFFYLNWLCPPGVKNLPGIRERFLSERQQLGNLTPGERNTLIAFGITVVLWITPGILALTIGDAHPVAKIYSQRVPESVAALSGACLLFLLPTNWKQQEFTLSVKQAFEIDWGVMALYGGGITLGQLAFSTKLAESIGASLTGVIPSGGAGLIAVSSTVAVLVSELTSNVSSANMVVPVVIALGGKAGLQAAIAASMASSLGFMLPISTPTNAIVYSSGYVPLRSMMKYGILLDVVGFIVIVLGTLLLVPAN; this is encoded by the coding sequence ATGTCCACCCAACCTGATTCCCCAATCAAACGCGATACCATCCAGATGACTGTGACCGAGCTGGAAAGCCAGTTTGAATCACTTCGCCAGCGGAGCGGTCTGCTGCTCGGCCCACTTGTCTTTTTGAGTCTGTGGTTTTTGCCCATGTCCAGGTTGAGTCTGGAGGCCCATCGGTTAGCAGCCATTCTTGGACTGGTGGTTGTGCTCTGGATTACCGAAGCCCTGCCGCTGGCCGTTACCGGGTTGCTTGGCCCAACGCTGGTGATTGCGCTTGGCGTAGCACCCGCTGCGCAGGCGTTCGGGTCATTTGCCGACCCGATTATGTTCTTGTTTTTAGGGGCGTTTATTCTTTCGCGCTCGATTTACCTGCACGGGTTGGATCGGCGGTTTGCCTATTGGGTACTGACCAATCCGCTGGTCGGCGAACGTCCGAGCCGGATTTTGTTTGCCTACGGCGGGATTTGTTGTGTGATTTCGATGTGGATTTCCAACACGGCGACTGCCGCCATGATGTTTCCCATTGGTGTGGCCATCATCCGCGCACTCCGTGACGTCAAAAAAGATGCCGTGACTGATGCCTATGCCTGCGCCGTGATGTTGATGTGTGCTTTTTCGGCCTCAGTTGGTGGGCTGGCGACGCCGGTTGGAACTCCGACTAATCTGATTGGGCTTGGGTTTATCGAGCGCCAGCTTGGTCGGCGGGTACCGTTTTTTGAGTGGATGACGTTTGCCATTCCAATTGTTGTGATTATGTACCTGGCCCTTTTCTTCTACTTGAACTGGTTGTGCCCGCCCGGAGTGAAGAATTTGCCTGGCATTCGAGAACGATTTCTTTCCGAACGCCAGCAGCTTGGAAATCTGACGCCAGGTGAACGCAACACCTTGATTGCATTTGGGATAACGGTTGTTTTGTGGATTACGCCCGGCATTCTGGCCTTGACGATTGGTGATGCGCATCCAGTTGCGAAAATCTATTCGCAACGTGTTCCAGAGAGTGTCGCGGCGTTGAGTGGGGCCTGCCTGTTGTTTTTGCTTCCCACAAACTGGAAGCAGCAGGAGTTTACGCTCTCGGTCAAGCAAGCCTTCGAAATTGATTGGGGCGTGATGGCACTGTACGGAGGCGGGATAACGCTGGGGCAACTGGCGTTTTCAACCAAACTGGCCGAATCTATCGGTGCCAGTTTGACAGGCGTCATTCCTTCGGGCGGTGCTGGGTTGATTGCTGTGTCGTCAACTGTGGCGGTTCTGGTTTCGGAACTCACTTCAAACGTGTCGTCAGCCAACATGGTCGTGCCAGTGGTGATTGCGCTTGGCGGAAAAGCCGGGTTGCAGGCGGCGATTGCGGCCTCAATGGCTTCGTCACTTGGGTTTATGCTCCCGATTTCAACCCCAACCAATGCGATTGTCTATAGCTCGGGATATGTACCATTGAGAAGTATGATGAAATATGGAATTCTGCTCGACGTGGTTGGGTTTATCGTGATCGTCCTGGGAACACTCCTTCTTGTTCCCGCAAATTAA